The Kitasatospora sp. NBC_00374 genome has a segment encoding these proteins:
- the cydD gene encoding thiol reductant ABC exporter subunit CydD, with translation MRPVDPRLLRYARTTRAFLAGSVLLGGVGAVLVVAQASLIAEIVVRAFQSHDRDLTAPLLGLAAVAAGRAAVAWLTELTAHRSVARVKSTLRRRLLDHATALGPDYLAGRRTGELTALATRGIDALDDYFARYLPQLALAVVVPAVVLARILGADWRSAAVIAATLPLIPLFMVLIGLATQTRMDRQWDGLARLSHHFLDVVAGLPTLKVFGRAKAQARTIARITDEYRRATLRTLRIAFISSFALELLATLSVALVAVSVGFRLVDGTLDLETGLLVLVLAPEVHLPIRQVGALYHSSVEGLTAAGRIFEVLQTPLPAAGRRPVPPLAGAAITLSGVTVDFPGRGAPALDGVSFTLEPGITTALTGPSGAGKSTLVSVLLGFTRPTAGTVRIGGHDLAELDPAEWRRQIAWVPQHPQLFAGTVAENVRLARPDATDRQVGEALAAAHAQEFAELDTLLGEGGAGLSAGQRQRIAIARALLADRPLVLLDEPTAHLDGGSEAAVVDAVRALGAGRTVLLVAHRPALLAVADHRVHLPGPAAPPAGRAPAGTPAPDQAAADEPVPEAVDGAVDGVVDERAPVEPPTRPRLAPAVLLGSLALGCAIALMATSGWLISRASEMPPVLYLMMAVTAVRAFGIGRSVFRYAERLVAHDAVLKALGGVRAAVYGRLERLAPAGLPAFRRGDLLARLVSDVDAVQDHYLRWRLPAAVAVLVSLAASAALAAFVPAAGALLALGLLLAGAAAPALATLLSGRAERQQSPARGALAVAVVDTLTGTAELTVAGALPARLATARAADRRLTALAARSAAGAGLSAGLTALVTGLTVAASAAVGVHAVSTGALPGVCLALVVLTPLAAFEAVAGMPTAVRFRERSRAARARLDELLTAAEPVADPAEPQPVPGRPLPIAVRGLTARWPGQAEDALRDLDLDLAAGRRIAVVGPSGSGKTTLAQVLLRFLDQRDGSVTLGAGRPQAVDSRSAAADEVRRVVGLCAQDAHVFDSSLRENLRLARPAATEPELRAALASARLLDWVDTLPEGLDTMVGEHGARISGGQRQRLALARALLADFPVLILDEPAEHLDLPTADALTADLLAATAGRTTLLITHRLAGLDDDSVDEVLVLDRGRVVERGRWSELEARPGSRLNAMREREQRADTLMAAV, from the coding sequence ATGCGCCCGGTCGACCCGCGGCTGCTCCGGTACGCCCGCACCACCCGGGCCTTCCTCGCCGGATCCGTCCTGCTCGGCGGGGTGGGCGCGGTCCTGGTGGTCGCCCAGGCCAGCCTGATCGCCGAGATCGTGGTGCGGGCCTTCCAGTCCCACGACCGGGACCTCACCGCCCCGCTGCTCGGGCTCGCCGCCGTCGCCGCCGGCCGGGCCGCCGTCGCCTGGCTGACCGAGCTGACCGCACACCGCTCGGTGGCCCGGGTGAAGTCCACCCTGCGGCGCCGGCTGCTCGACCACGCCACCGCGCTCGGCCCGGACTACCTGGCGGGCCGGCGCACCGGCGAGCTCACCGCGCTCGCCACCCGCGGCATCGACGCCCTGGACGACTACTTCGCCCGCTACCTCCCGCAGCTCGCCCTGGCCGTGGTCGTCCCGGCCGTGGTGCTGGCCCGGATCCTGGGCGCAGACTGGCGCTCAGCCGCGGTCATCGCCGCCACCCTGCCGCTGATCCCGCTCTTCATGGTGCTGATCGGCCTGGCCACCCAGACCCGGATGGACCGGCAGTGGGACGGCCTGGCCCGGCTCTCGCACCACTTCCTGGACGTGGTCGCCGGGCTGCCCACCCTCAAGGTCTTCGGCCGGGCCAAGGCCCAGGCCCGCACCATCGCCCGGATCACCGACGAGTACCGGCGGGCCACCCTGCGGACCCTGCGGATCGCCTTCATCTCCTCGTTCGCGCTGGAACTGCTCGCCACCCTCTCGGTCGCGCTGGTCGCCGTCTCGGTCGGCTTCCGGCTGGTCGACGGCACCCTCGACCTGGAGACCGGCCTGCTGGTGCTGGTCCTGGCCCCCGAGGTCCACCTGCCGATCCGTCAGGTCGGCGCGCTCTACCACTCCAGCGTCGAGGGGCTCACCGCCGCAGGCCGGATCTTCGAGGTGCTGCAGACCCCGCTGCCGGCCGCGGGCCGCCGCCCGGTCCCGCCGCTCGCCGGCGCGGCGATCACGCTCAGCGGCGTCACCGTGGACTTCCCGGGCCGCGGTGCCCCCGCCCTCGACGGGGTCTCGTTCACCCTCGAACCCGGCATCACCACCGCGCTCACCGGCCCGAGCGGCGCCGGAAAGTCCACCCTGGTCTCCGTCCTGCTGGGTTTCACCCGGCCCACCGCCGGAACCGTCCGGATCGGCGGCCACGACCTCGCCGAACTCGACCCGGCCGAGTGGCGCCGGCAGATCGCCTGGGTGCCGCAGCATCCGCAGCTGTTCGCCGGCACCGTCGCCGAGAACGTCCGGCTCGCCCGGCCGGACGCCACCGACCGGCAGGTAGGGGAGGCGCTCGCCGCCGCCCACGCGCAGGAGTTCGCCGAGTTGGACACCCTCCTCGGGGAGGGCGGCGCCGGGCTCTCGGCCGGGCAGCGGCAGCGGATCGCCATCGCCCGGGCCCTGCTCGCCGACCGGCCGCTGGTGCTGCTCGACGAGCCGACCGCCCACCTGGACGGCGGCAGCGAGGCCGCGGTGGTCGACGCCGTCCGCGCGCTGGGCGCCGGCCGTACCGTGCTGCTGGTCGCCCACCGCCCCGCCCTGCTCGCGGTCGCCGACCACCGGGTGCACCTGCCCGGCCCGGCGGCGCCGCCGGCCGGCCGGGCACCCGCCGGCACCCCGGCCCCGGACCAGGCCGCAGCGGACGAACCGGTACCCGAAGCGGTGGACGGGGCGGTGGACGGGGTGGTGGACGAGCGGGCCCCGGTCGAGCCGCCGACCCGCCCCCGGCTCGCCCCCGCCGTGCTGCTCGGCTCCCTCGCGCTCGGCTGCGCGATCGCGCTGATGGCCACCTCCGGCTGGCTGATCTCCCGGGCCTCCGAGATGCCTCCGGTGCTGTACCTGATGATGGCCGTGACCGCCGTCCGGGCCTTCGGCATCGGCCGCAGCGTCTTCCGCTACGCCGAGCGGCTGGTGGCGCACGACGCGGTGCTCAAGGCCCTCGGCGGGGTCCGGGCCGCGGTGTACGGCCGGCTGGAGCGGCTCGCCCCCGCCGGCCTGCCCGCCTTCCGCCGGGGCGACCTGCTGGCCCGGCTGGTCTCCGACGTCGACGCGGTGCAGGACCACTACCTGCGCTGGCGGCTGCCCGCGGCCGTCGCCGTCCTGGTCTCGCTGGCCGCCTCCGCCGCCCTGGCCGCGTTCGTGCCGGCCGCCGGCGCGCTGCTCGCCCTCGGCCTGCTGCTGGCCGGCGCCGCCGCCCCGGCCCTGGCCACGCTGCTCTCCGGCCGGGCGGAACGTCAGCAGTCGCCCGCCCGGGGCGCGTTGGCGGTCGCGGTGGTCGACACCCTGACCGGCACCGCCGAGCTGACGGTGGCCGGCGCGCTGCCCGCCCGGCTCGCCACCGCCCGGGCCGCCGACCGGCGGCTGACCGCGCTGGCCGCCCGGTCCGCGGCCGGCGCCGGACTCTCGGCCGGCCTGACCGCCCTGGTCACCGGGCTGACGGTGGCCGCGAGCGCGGCCGTCGGGGTGCACGCCGTGAGCACCGGGGCGCTGCCCGGAGTGTGCCTGGCGCTGGTGGTGCTCACCCCGCTGGCCGCCTTCGAGGCCGTCGCGGGCATGCCCACCGCGGTGCGGTTCCGCGAGCGCAGCCGCGCCGCCCGGGCCCGGCTGGACGAGCTGCTGACCGCGGCCGAACCGGTGGCCGACCCCGCCGAGCCGCAGCCGGTCCCCGGCCGGCCCCTGCCGATCGCCGTCCGCGGCCTCACCGCCCGCTGGCCCGGGCAGGCCGAGGACGCGCTGCGCGACCTCGACCTGGACCTCGCGGCGGGCCGCCGGATCGCCGTGGTCGGCCCGTCCGGGTCCGGCAAGACCACGCTCGCCCAGGTGCTGCTGCGCTTCCTCGACCAGCGGGACGGCAGTGTCACCCTCGGCGCCGGCCGTCCACAGGCTGTGGACAGCCGCTCGGCCGCCGCCGACGAGGTCCGCCGCGTCGTCGGCCTGTGCGCCCAGGACGCCCACGTCTTCGACAGCTCACTGCGGGAGAACCTCCGGCTCGCCCGCCCCGCCGCCACCGAGCCCGAGCTGCGGGCCGCCCTGGCCTCGGCCCGGTTGCTGGACTGGGTGGACACCCTCCCTGAGGGCCTGGACACCATGGTCGGCGAGCACGGCGCCCGGATCTCCGGCGGCCAGCGCCAGCGGCTCGCGCTGGCCCGGGCGCTGCTCGCCGACTTCCCGGTGCTGATCCTGGACGAGCCCGCCGAGCACCTCGACCTGCCCACCGCCGACGCCCTCACCGCCGACCTGCTGGCGGCCACCGCCGGCCGGACCACCCTGCTGATCACCCACCGGCTGGCCGGCCTGGACGACGACAGCGTCGACGAGGTGCTGGTGCTCGACCGGGGCCGCGTCGTCGAGCGCGGCCGGTGGTCCGAGCTGGAAGCCCGCCCGGGCAGCCGCCTGAACGCCATGCGCGAGCGGGAGCAGCGGGCCGACACGCTGATGGCGGCGGTCTGA
- a CDS encoding GAF domain-containing sensor histidine kinase, translated as METPPQAPTAQPPEPEPPEPEPPAQPEPAPHRVPEISSLDLDTLVTEVSERLQSAAAVTDRMQRLLEAVVSVGAGLDLHATLHRIATGAAELVDAEYAALGVISPHGTGLSDFIHVGIDDTTAEVIGELPAGRGILGALIDNPEPLRLADLGEDPRSSGFPPRHPPMTSFLGEPIRVRAEIFGNLYLTEKKGGGGFTPEDEQVVHALAAAAGVAIENSRLYENVRRRERWIAGASAVTTALLSTDEAKLALTVAAEQVRELADAAVGMILLPTVDGQMRVAHASGEVAEYLNGELMPPGSFATHLMAGESVHLDDMSSDPAVVLRLARRFGPSMAVPMVSSGRVLGGLCVWRERGSAPFTDDEKQLAQTFASQAALALRLAEGQRDKQRLAVFQDRDRIARDLHDLVIQRLFATGMMLESAARRAVVPEVRSGIGRAVDELDATIQEVRTTIYALQHGDTDDQPDTLRTRVLREGSQAAAALGFKPTITFTGPVESLVGEKTSLQLLAALREMLSNTARHARASRVAVEVAATVHLDDQGRPVPGDPEALDRAGKPGVLLTVTDDGVGIPDGGRRSGLRNLARRAEALGGDAWHEPGPHGKGTRVRWTARY; from the coding sequence ATGGAGACCCCGCCGCAGGCCCCGACCGCGCAGCCGCCCGAGCCCGAGCCGCCCGAGCCCGAGCCGCCCGCGCAGCCGGAGCCCGCGCCGCACCGGGTGCCCGAGATCTCCTCACTCGACCTGGACACCCTGGTCACCGAGGTCTCCGAGCGGCTCCAGTCCGCCGCCGCCGTCACCGACCGGATGCAGCGGCTGCTGGAGGCCGTGGTCTCGGTCGGCGCCGGGCTCGACCTGCACGCCACGCTGCACCGGATCGCCACCGGCGCGGCCGAGCTGGTCGACGCCGAGTACGCCGCGCTCGGCGTGATCTCCCCGCACGGCACCGGGCTCTCGGACTTCATCCACGTCGGCATCGACGACACCACCGCCGAGGTCATCGGCGAGCTGCCCGCCGGCCGGGGCATCCTCGGCGCCCTGATCGACAACCCCGAGCCGCTGCGCCTGGCCGACCTCGGCGAGGATCCGCGCTCCTCCGGCTTCCCGCCGCGCCACCCGCCGATGACGTCCTTCCTGGGCGAGCCGATCCGGGTCCGGGCCGAGATCTTCGGCAACCTCTACCTCACCGAGAAGAAGGGCGGCGGCGGCTTCACCCCCGAGGACGAGCAGGTGGTGCACGCACTGGCCGCCGCGGCCGGGGTCGCGATCGAGAACTCCCGCCTGTACGAGAACGTGCGCCGCCGGGAGCGCTGGATCGCCGGCGCCTCGGCGGTCACCACCGCGCTGCTCTCCACCGACGAGGCGAAACTCGCCCTCACCGTCGCGGCCGAGCAGGTCCGGGAGCTGGCGGACGCCGCGGTCGGCATGATCCTGCTGCCCACCGTCGACGGGCAGATGCGGGTCGCGCACGCCTCCGGCGAGGTCGCCGAGTACCTCAACGGCGAGCTCATGCCGCCGGGGAGTTTCGCCACCCACCTGATGGCGGGGGAGAGCGTCCACCTCGACGACATGTCCTCGGACCCCGCGGTGGTGCTCCGGCTCGCCCGCCGGTTCGGGCCCTCGATGGCCGTCCCGATGGTCTCGTCCGGCCGGGTGCTCGGCGGCCTGTGCGTGTGGCGCGAGCGCGGCTCAGCGCCGTTCACCGACGACGAGAAGCAACTCGCCCAGACCTTCGCCTCCCAGGCCGCACTCGCGCTGCGGCTGGCCGAGGGACAGCGCGACAAGCAGCGTCTCGCCGTCTTCCAGGACCGTGACCGGATCGCCCGCGACCTGCACGACCTGGTCATCCAGCGGCTGTTCGCGACCGGCATGATGCTGGAGAGCGCCGCCCGCCGCGCGGTGGTTCCGGAGGTGCGCTCGGGCATCGGCAGAGCGGTGGACGAGCTGGACGCCACCATCCAGGAGGTCCGCACCACCATCTACGCCCTCCAGCACGGTGACACCGACGACCAGCCGGACACCCTGCGGACCAGGGTGCTGCGCGAGGGCAGTCAGGCCGCCGCGGCCCTGGGCTTCAAGCCCACCATCACCTTCACCGGCCCGGTGGAGAGCCTGGTCGGCGAGAAGACCTCCCTCCAACTCCTCGCCGCGCTCCGGGAGATGCTCTCCAACACGGCCCGCCACGCCCGGGCCTCCCGGGTCGCCGTCGAGGTCGCCGCCACCGTTCACCTGGACGACCAGGGCCGCCCCGTCCCCGGCGACCCGGAGGCCCTGGACCGGGCGGGCAAGCCCGGCGTGCTGCTCACCGTCACCGACGACGGCGTCGGCATCCCGGACGGCGGCCGGCGCAGCGGTCTGCGCAATCTCGCCCGCCGGGCCGAGGCGCTCGGCGGAGACGCCTGGCACGAGCCGGGCCCGCACGGCAAGGGCACCCGGGTCCGCTGGACGGCCCGGTACTGA
- a CDS encoding HAD family hydrolase, whose protein sequence is MTTFPRPRLIATDLDGTLLCASGSVSERTAAALAQAERAGIQVVFVTGRPPRWMTQLSAHIGGHGVAICSNGGAVVDVRRGELVESFPLAVADATAVVAALRAELPGTAFAFEFPGGFAREPEYELRMWGSDEDHPVATAEQLLGDGRVGGLFKLLAKHPELDPDVFLARARVVAGGLAEITRSSPVALLEISARGVTKASTLARWCGEQGIDRSEVVAFGDMPNDLEMLAWAGRSYAVANAHPEVLAAVAQHTVGNDEDGVAAVIETLL, encoded by the coding sequence GTGACCACCTTCCCACGCCCCCGCCTGATCGCCACCGACCTGGACGGCACGCTGCTCTGCGCCAGTGGCTCCGTCTCCGAGCGGACCGCCGCCGCCCTGGCGCAGGCCGAGCGGGCGGGCATCCAGGTGGTCTTCGTGACCGGCCGCCCGCCGCGCTGGATGACGCAGCTGAGCGCACACATCGGGGGCCACGGGGTGGCGATCTGCTCGAACGGTGGGGCCGTGGTGGACGTCCGGCGCGGCGAGCTGGTGGAGAGCTTCCCGCTGGCCGTGGCGGACGCGACGGCGGTGGTGGCGGCGCTGCGCGCCGAGCTGCCGGGGACGGCGTTCGCCTTCGAGTTCCCGGGCGGCTTCGCCCGGGAACCGGAGTACGAACTGCGGATGTGGGGGTCGGACGAGGACCACCCGGTCGCCACCGCCGAGCAGTTGCTGGGCGACGGACGGGTCGGCGGTCTGTTCAAGCTGCTCGCCAAGCACCCCGAGCTGGACCCGGACGTGTTCCTGGCCCGGGCGAGGGTGGTGGCCGGAGGGCTGGCCGAGATCACCCGGTCCAGCCCGGTCGCGCTGCTGGAGATCAGCGCGCGCGGGGTCACCAAGGCGAGCACGCTGGCCCGCTGGTGCGGTGAGCAGGGCATCGACCGGTCCGAGGTGGTGGCCTTCGGCGACATGCCGAACGACCTGGAGATGCTCGCCTGGGCGGGCCGGTCCTACGCCGTGGCCAACGCGCACCCCGAGGTGCTGGCGGCGGTGGCGCAGCACACGGTGGGCAACGACGAGGACGGGGTGGCGGCCGTGATCGAGACCCTGCTGTGA
- a CDS encoding DUF6153 family protein — MAARVDWAEGVGVAVRGGAVPRFGVLCALLLGLFLMHGSPAAAVGCHRAAAVDAHRPDVSRPDVHRLDPHRHPAGTPANALTVQRADGLCVAARGRAEGASLPQPGPAPLGTVATPPAGGAAPPAVAASGCRAPPDRGREVLLQVCVSRT, encoded by the coding sequence TTGGCGGCACGGGTCGACTGGGCGGAGGGCGTGGGAGTGGCGGTGCGCGGTGGGGCGGTGCCCCGGTTCGGGGTGCTGTGTGCGCTGCTGCTCGGGCTGTTCCTGATGCACGGCAGCCCGGCCGCCGCCGTCGGCTGCCATCGGGCCGCGGCGGTCGACGCGCACCGGCCCGACGTATCCCGACCCGACGTACACCGCCTCGACCCGCACCGGCACCCGGCCGGCACGCCGGCGAACGCGCTGACGGTCCAGCGGGCGGACGGGCTGTGCGTGGCCGCCCGCGGCCGGGCCGAGGGGGCCTCGCTGCCGCAGCCGGGCCCGGCGCCGCTGGGTACCGTCGCGACGCCACCGGCGGGGGGCGCGGCACCGCCGGCAGTGGCCGCGTCCGGCTGCCGGGCCCCGCCGGACCGGGGCCGTGAGGTGCTGCTCCAGGTGTGCGTCTCACGGACCTGA
- a CDS encoding helix-turn-helix domain-containing protein, with amino-acid sequence MASVPLARHLVRAKDLADARYAEPLTVDDLARAAGLSRAHFSRAFRRAFGESPHAYLLTRRLERAATLLRSTDRSVADICFLVGLQGVGSFTTSFTRMYGMSPTAHRELYPPASAHALIPGCVLRAYGRPQHRTFREDGGSGPN; translated from the coding sequence ATGGCGTCCGTCCCCCTCGCCCGTCACCTGGTCCGCGCCAAGGACCTCGCCGACGCCCGGTACGCCGAGCCACTGACCGTCGACGACCTGGCCCGCGCGGCCGGCCTGTCCCGCGCCCACTTCAGCCGCGCGTTCCGCCGGGCCTTCGGCGAGTCACCGCACGCCTACCTGCTGACCCGCCGCCTGGAACGGGCCGCCACACTGCTGCGCAGCACGGACCGCTCGGTCGCCGACATCTGCTTCCTGGTCGGCCTGCAGGGCGTGGGCTCCTTCACCACCAGCTTCACCCGCATGTACGGCATGTCGCCGACGGCCCACCGCGAGCTGTACCCGCCGGCCTCCGCACACGCCCTGATCCCGGGCTGTGTCCTGCGCGCCTACGGGCGCCCGCAACACCGCACATTTCGAGAAGACGGTGGCAGCGGCCCGAACTAG
- a CDS encoding VOC family protein, with protein MISIANAQVWVHDQEEALAFYTEKVGLEVRDDVSFPELGDFRWLTVGPPGQQDIAIVLMAIPGPPVMDPATAEQVRDLTAKGFAGTVFLRTDDCQASYEEMTSRGVEFTEKPEQRPYGIDSGFRDPSGNNIRLTQVL; from the coding sequence GTGATCTCGATCGCCAACGCGCAGGTATGGGTGCACGACCAGGAGGAGGCACTCGCCTTCTACACCGAGAAGGTCGGCCTGGAGGTGCGGGACGACGTCAGCTTCCCCGAGCTGGGCGACTTCCGCTGGCTGACCGTCGGGCCGCCCGGACAGCAGGACATCGCCATCGTGCTGATGGCCATCCCCGGCCCGCCCGTGATGGACCCCGCCACCGCCGAACAGGTCCGCGACCTGACGGCCAAGGGCTTCGCCGGCACGGTCTTCCTCAGGACCGACGACTGCCAGGCGTCCTACGAGGAGATGACCTCCCGCGGAGTCGAGTTCACGGAGAAGCCCGAGCAGCGCCCCTACGGCATCGACTCCGGCTTCCGTGACCCGTCCGGCAACAACATCCGGCTCACCCAGGTCCTGTGA
- a CDS encoding LLM class flavin-dependent oxidoreductase → MRLSTVILPIHRWGEGQKIWRRAEDLGFHAAYTYDHLSWRSFRDAPWYGAIPTLTAAATATERIRLGTLVTSPNFRHPVTLAKELLTVDDVSDGRLTVGIGAGGVGFDATATGQEAWSPKERADRFAEFLPLLDELLTSDATTSEGRYYSAVEARNIPGCVQRPRVPFYVAAAGPRALRLAAEYGQGWVTYGDPRGPADVPVEQAPAVIAAQLAKLTAACEERGRDVAELEKVLLQGSTAERPLASLDAFVDWAGRYRELGITELVIHWPVPDSIFENDLAVFERIATEGLAQLG, encoded by the coding sequence ATGCGACTGAGTACCGTGATCCTCCCCATCCACCGGTGGGGCGAGGGACAGAAGATCTGGCGGCGGGCCGAGGACCTCGGGTTCCATGCCGCGTACACCTATGACCACCTATCGTGGCGGTCGTTCCGGGACGCGCCCTGGTACGGCGCGATTCCCACCCTGACCGCCGCCGCGACGGCCACCGAGCGGATCCGGCTGGGGACGCTCGTCACCTCGCCGAACTTTCGGCACCCGGTCACCCTGGCCAAGGAGTTGCTGACGGTCGACGACGTCTCCGACGGGCGGCTCACCGTCGGGATCGGGGCCGGCGGGGTCGGGTTCGACGCCACGGCGACCGGGCAGGAGGCGTGGTCGCCGAAGGAGCGGGCGGACCGGTTCGCCGAGTTCCTGCCGCTGCTGGACGAACTGCTCACCAGCGACGCGACCACCAGCGAGGGCCGCTACTACTCGGCCGTCGAGGCGCGCAACATCCCCGGCTGCGTCCAGCGGCCCCGGGTGCCGTTCTACGTCGCCGCCGCCGGCCCGCGCGCGCTGCGGCTGGCGGCGGAGTACGGCCAGGGCTGGGTGACGTACGGCGACCCGCGCGGGCCGGCGGATGTGCCGGTCGAGCAGGCGCCGGCCGTGATCGCCGCCCAGCTGGCCAAGCTCACCGCCGCCTGCGAGGAGCGTGGCCGGGACGTGGCGGAGCTGGAGAAGGTACTGCTGCAGGGGTCGACGGCGGAGCGGCCGCTGGCCTCGTTGGACGCGTTCGTCGACTGGGCCGGCAGGTACCGGGAGCTGGGCATCACCGAGCTGGTGATCCACTGGCCGGTCCCGGACTCGATCTTCGAGAACGACCTCGCGGTCTTCGAGCGGATCGCCACCGAGGGCCTCGCACAGCTGGGTTGA
- a CDS encoding ABC transporter ATP-binding protein, with protein sequence MSTVIKTDGLTKRFPRVTALDQLTVEVQPGVVGLVGSNGAGKSTLIKILLGLAPATSGTGQVLGLDIATEGPAIRERVGYMPEHDCLPPDVSATEFVVHMARMAGLPAAAARERTADTLRHVGLYEERYRPMGGYSTGMKQRVKLAQALVHDPQLVLLDEPTNGLDPVGRDDMLALIRRVHSDFGISVLVTTHLLGELERTCDHLVVIDGGRLLRSSSTASFTEATQLLAVEVTDHPDDLSLDADLAVRDRLAAAGLTVRPDGSRVLLVEMAGEDTYDTIRDTVAGLGLGLVRLEQRRHRVAEIFTTDSSEAPSDAPVASADQQAGGAPDVVAS encoded by the coding sequence GTGTCCACTGTCATCAAGACGGACGGCCTCACCAAGAGGTTCCCCCGGGTCACCGCTCTCGATCAGCTCACCGTGGAGGTGCAGCCCGGAGTGGTTGGCCTGGTCGGTTCGAACGGGGCGGGCAAGTCCACACTCATCAAGATCCTGCTCGGGCTCGCCCCGGCCACCTCCGGCACCGGCCAGGTCCTCGGCCTGGACATCGCCACCGAGGGCCCGGCGATCCGCGAGCGCGTCGGCTACATGCCGGAGCACGACTGCCTGCCGCCCGACGTCTCGGCGACGGAGTTCGTCGTCCACATGGCGCGGATGGCCGGCCTGCCGGCCGCCGCCGCCCGGGAACGGACGGCCGACACGCTGCGCCATGTCGGCCTCTACGAGGAGCGGTACCGCCCGATGGGCGGCTACTCCACGGGCATGAAGCAGCGCGTGAAACTGGCCCAGGCGCTCGTCCACGACCCGCAGCTGGTGCTGCTCGACGAGCCGACCAACGGGCTCGACCCGGTCGGCCGCGACGACATGCTGGCCCTGATCCGCCGGGTCCACAGCGACTTCGGCATCTCGGTCCTGGTCACCACCCACCTGCTCGGCGAGCTCGAACGCACCTGTGACCACCTGGTGGTGATCGACGGCGGCCGGCTGCTGCGCTCCTCCTCGACCGCCTCCTTCACCGAGGCCACCCAGCTGCTCGCGGTGGAGGTCACCGACCACCCCGACGACCTGTCCCTGGACGCCGACCTCGCGGTCCGCGACCGGCTCGCCGCCGCCGGGCTCACCGTCCGCCCGGACGGCTCCCGGGTGCTGCTGGTCGAGATGGCGGGCGAGGACACCTACGACACCATCCGGGACACCGTCGCCGGCCTCGGCCTCGGCCTGGTCCGGCTGGAGCAGCGCCGCCACCGGGTCGCCGAGATCTTCACCACCGACTCGTCCGAGGCGCCGTCGGACGCGCCCGTGGCGAGCGCCGACCAGCAGGCAGGAGGTGCTCCCGATGTCGTTGCCTCCTGA
- a CDS encoding ABC transporter permease — MSLPPEPRTAPDSGVIHNIGYRGYRGPRLGRSYATRSLFVQSLRGAYGLGRSGKSKVLPMLILGALSAIALVIVTATIMTKQQKLMTDYTAFLSNFGLLVTIFLAAQAPVLMSRDLRHNTVPLYFSRPITRGDYVRAKFAAMTAAMLILMVVPLLVLYIGAVLGKLSFGDNTEHFLYGLGAAVLYAVVYSAIALLIAAATPRRGFGVAAIMGVLVVSNILATIAYGINGGFEGTESANWVAVISPEMLVESVVNELFGLATDGRGIHAPSTLAAVVFAIELLAVVVLSYLSTLRRYRKI, encoded by the coding sequence ATGTCGTTGCCTCCTGAGCCCAGGACCGCGCCCGACAGCGGCGTCATCCACAACATCGGCTACCGCGGCTACCGGGGCCCCCGGCTCGGCCGCTCGTACGCCACCCGCTCGCTGTTCGTGCAGAGCCTGCGCGGTGCCTACGGACTGGGCCGCTCCGGCAAGTCCAAGGTGCTGCCGATGCTGATCCTCGGCGCGCTCTCCGCGATCGCCCTAGTGATCGTCACCGCGACGATCATGACGAAGCAGCAGAAGCTGATGACGGACTACACCGCCTTCCTCAGCAACTTCGGCCTGCTGGTCACCATCTTCCTGGCCGCCCAGGCGCCCGTGCTGATGTCCCGGGACCTGCGGCACAACACCGTGCCGCTGTACTTCTCCCGGCCGATCACCCGCGGCGACTACGTCCGCGCCAAGTTCGCCGCGATGACCGCCGCCATGCTGATCCTGATGGTGGTGCCGCTGCTGGTGCTCTACATCGGGGCCGTGCTCGGCAAGCTGTCCTTCGGCGACAACACCGAGCACTTCCTCTACGGCCTGGGCGCCGCCGTGCTCTACGCGGTGGTCTACTCCGCGATCGCGCTGCTGATCGCCGCCGCCACCCCGCGGCGCGGCTTCGGCGTGGCGGCCATCATGGGCGTGCTGGTCGTCAGCAACATCCTGGCCACCATCGCCTACGGCATCAACGGCGGCTTCGAGGGCACGGAGTCCGCCAACTGGGTCGCCGTGATCTCCCCGGAGATGCTCGTGGAGAGCGTCGTCAACGAGCTCTTCGGCCTGGCGACCGACGGCCGGGGGATCCACGCCCCGAGCACCCTCGCGGCCGTGGTCTTCGCGATCGAGCTCCTCGCCGTGGTGGTCCTCTCGTACCTGTCCACGCTCCGCCGCTACCGGAAGATCTGA